In methanogenic archaeon ISO4-H5, the following are encoded in one genomic region:
- a CDS encoding FeS assembly protein SufBD yields the protein MTHIDENEVKKALDKKAAYGEDIDLNRYTEGDYEVEQIENITDTPEDLRKKMINVGVEADDEGKDGTILFIDNAMSHCSNKAQEGLIMMPVQKALETYSWVKDYFWTAMDPTKDKFTAKTYQEKSDGYFVYVKPGYHLRMPVQTCMMLSKDKSIQNLHNIIIVDDNASCDMVTGCTTVHHANDALHVGVSEMFIGNNSSLSFTMIHSWGQQTAVRPRTNVIMGKNSNYTNNYVVLDPVGSIQSFPNAYLNGEGARCSFNTMCIAHENSNIDTGGCAVLNAPNTGAEIISRNISYGGKMIARGKLVGNAPGAKAHLECKSIILKDGGITHAIPELEASCADVEMTHEAAVGKIAQEQIDYLMTRGLSQDEAVSMIVRGFLVGGIRGLPTNLQAEIDAAIEKANEGD from the coding sequence ATGACTCACATCGACGAGAACGAAGTGAAGAAGGCACTCGACAAGAAGGCCGCCTACGGAGAGGATATCGACCTCAACAGGTACACCGAAGGTGACTACGAGGTCGAGCAGATCGAGAACATCACCGACACCCCTGAGGACCTCAGGAAGAAGATGATCAACGTCGGTGTCGAGGCCGACGACGAAGGCAAGGACGGAACCATCCTGTTCATCGACAACGCCATGAGCCACTGCTCCAACAAGGCACAGGAAGGACTCATCATGATGCCCGTCCAGAAAGCCCTCGAAACGTACTCCTGGGTCAAGGACTACTTCTGGACCGCCATGGACCCCACCAAGGACAAGTTCACCGCCAAAACATACCAGGAGAAGTCGGACGGTTACTTCGTCTATGTGAAGCCCGGATACCACCTCAGGATGCCTGTGCAGACCTGTATGATGCTGTCCAAGGACAAGTCCATCCAGAACCTCCACAACATCATCATCGTGGACGACAACGCCTCCTGCGACATGGTCACCGGATGCACCACCGTCCACCACGCCAACGATGCGCTGCACGTCGGTGTCTCCGAGATGTTCATCGGCAACAACTCTTCGTTATCCTTCACCATGATCCACAGCTGGGGACAGCAGACCGCTGTCAGGCCCAGGACCAACGTCATCATGGGCAAGAACTCCAACTACACCAACAACTACGTCGTGCTGGACCCCGTCGGAAGCATCCAGTCCTTCCCCAACGCCTACCTCAACGGAGAGGGCGCCAGGTGCAGTTTCAACACCATGTGCATCGCGCACGAGAACTCCAACATCGACACCGGAGGATGCGCTGTACTCAACGCACCCAACACCGGTGCGGAGATCATCAGCAGGAACATCTCCTACGGCGGTAAGATGATCGCCAGAGGAAAGCTCGTCGGAAACGCTCCCGGAGCCAAGGCTCACCTCGAGTGCAAATCCATCATCCTCAAGGACGGCGGAATCACCCATGCCATCCCCGAGCTGGAAGCCAGCTGCGCAGACGTCGAGATGACTCACGAGGCCGCCGTCGGAAAGATTGCTCAGGAGCAGATCGATTATCTGATGACCCGCGGTCTCTCCCAGGACGAGGCTGTTTCCATGATCGTCCGCGGATTCCTCGTAGGAGGTATCAGGGGACTCCCCACCAACCTCCAGGCGGAGATCGACGCAGCCATCGAGAAAGCCAACGAAGGCGACTGA
- a CDS encoding FeS assembly ATPase SufC, translating to MSLLEIQDLHVEAGGREILKGVTMNLEEGETCVLFGPNGSGKSTLLATIMGYGMTTVTSGKIFFKGKNITHMTVDQRAKLGIGMMMQRPPNVVGVTLGNLVAATAKNGKGTVGKEKEFKMQDFMDRDVNVGFSGGEIKRSELLQLSAQSPDFVMLDEPESGVDLENIGLIGRKVHELIYGTEEGEERTKEVSAFVITHTGQIMDYIGADKAFVLIHGKIAREGDPQEILEDIKNNGYGVEDE from the coding sequence ATGTCACTTCTCGAAATACAAGACCTGCATGTAGAAGCGGGCGGCAGGGAAATCCTCAAAGGGGTCACGATGAACCTCGAAGAAGGGGAGACCTGTGTCCTGTTCGGTCCTAACGGTTCGGGCAAATCCACTCTTCTGGCCACCATCATGGGTTACGGAATGACCACCGTCACCTCCGGTAAGATCTTCTTCAAAGGCAAGAACATCACCCACATGACCGTGGACCAGCGCGCCAAGCTCGGCATCGGCATGATGATGCAGAGGCCCCCGAACGTGGTCGGAGTCACCCTCGGCAATCTGGTGGCCGCCACTGCCAAGAACGGCAAGGGAACCGTCGGAAAGGAGAAGGAATTCAAGATGCAGGACTTCATGGACCGTGACGTCAACGTCGGTTTCTCCGGCGGAGAGATCAAGAGGTCCGAGCTGCTCCAGCTCTCCGCACAGTCACCCGACTTCGTCATGCTCGACGAACCCGAGTCCGGAGTGGACCTCGAGAACATCGGTCTCATCGGCAGGAAGGTCCACGAGCTCATCTACGGCACCGAGGAAGGAGAAGAGAGGACCAAGGAGGTATCCGCCTTCGTCATCACCCACACCGGTCAGATCATGGATTACATCGGTGCCGACAAGGCATTCGTGCTCATCCACGGCAAAATCGCCAGGGAAGGCGATCCCCAGGAAATCCTTGAGGATATCAAGAACAACGGTTACGGAGTTGAGGACGAATGA